Genomic segment of uncultured Tolumonas sp.:
GGTGTTATTGTTAGCATCGGTTGAGGTAACGTAATAGGTGTATTGAACGCCTTTAGTGCCATTGAACGCATAAGCATGACTGGTAACTAGCTCATTTTTTACATACGTTCCACAGCAAGTAAATGTCACCTCAGTGGATGAAGGTACGTTAGTATTCCAGGAGATCTGGAATTTCACCCCTTTGATTATTTTGCTGGTGACGTTAGAAATAACAACGGCATTCCCCGTGTTAGTCGAGCCACTATTGCACAAACTGTCGGTAACACCGACTTGTTCCCAAGCTGCTGCGACATGAGTGCCGTAAGTGGCAGTTGCCGCAATGGTGGCTGCTCGTGCATCACAAAAATCAGCAGTTGAATTTAACGAGGTAAAGCCGTTAAAAGCGATCTGTTCTGCAGCAGGCAAGCCAATATCGGTTGCTAATAAGTAATACCAATAGTTTGATATGCCGCTATTGGTATGCACACCGCCGTTATCGGCTGTTCCGGTATATCGATTGGCATAATTGTCAGGGTCGCCATCTTCGCTTGGATTGGCCATATTTCGGATGCCGTTACTGCCCGGCGTGATGTCTTCACCAATGGTCCAGTTACCTGAGCCAAAATAAAACTCGGTACTGGCTCCCATCATGTCGGAGAAGGATTCATTTAGCGCGCCGGATTCATTTTGATAAATCAGATTGCTGGTGGCTTCAGTCACGCCATGTGTCAGCTCATGTGCGACAACATCTAAGTCACCGGAGAAATTAATGAAGCTGGTGCCATCACCATCACCGTATGAAACCTGGCTTCCGTTCCAATAAGCATTATTGTAATTTCGCTTCAAATGCGCAGATGAAACCATGCCTTGAGGGTATTTACTTATCCAGTTGAAGTTATGAATATGTTGATAATAATCATCGGTTACATTGGCAAAGAAATGGGCATCAACTAAAGCGGGTTGCCCAGGGGAAGTGGAACCTGCGGTATTCCAGTGATCGTCATTATCAACGGCAAGAATACCGGGCAAAGTACTTTTATTTTGTGCATCGTAGGTTTTTTGGCGACCGTCAGATGA
This window contains:
- a CDS encoding M4 family metallopeptidase translates to MKSIFAILLFFLLLTNAVNAAPDLSRHNHAEFIALKGAEATNFKLPADVHLIGTTKLKTPGVESKRYQQVVGNAEVLGGQLTVLNNTKGETIAVIGENFPNLMSTNDITINDKSAQAVVAKKMGSTGKWSTKLMINPSDGRYFYIVENQRSDSRWFHWIDASNGSVINAYDGLTTGDGFGVDGNTKTPLDTTKNGAQYQMVSSDGRQKTYDAQNKSTLPGILAVDNDDHWNTAGSTSPGQPALVDAHFFANVTDDYYQHIHNFNWISKYPQGMVSSAHLKRNYNNAYWNGSQVSYGDGDGTSFINFSGDLDVVAHELTHGVTEATSNLIYQNESGALNESFSDMMGASTEFYFGSGNWTIGEDITPGSNGIRNMANPSEDGDPDNYANRYTGTADNGGVHTNSGISNYWYYLLATDIGLPAAEQIAFNGFTSLNSTADFCDARAATIAATATYGTHVAAAWEQVGVTDSLCNSGSTNTGNAVVISNVTSKIIKGVKFQISWNTNVPSSTEVTFTCCGTYVKNELVTSHAYAFNGTKGVQYTYYVTSTDANNNTATAGPFIHQN